Proteins from a genomic interval of Clostridium scatologenes:
- the alaS gene encoding alanine--tRNA ligase, which produces MKKIGLNELREMYLKFFESKEHLRLPSFSLVPKNDKSLLLINAGMAPLKPYFTGLQVPPNTRVTTCQKCIRTGDIENVGKTSRHGTFFEMLGNFSFGDYFKEEAIPWAWEFTTEVLKLPKDKLYVTIYLDDDEAYDLWVKKTDVDPSRIFRLGKDDNFWEHGIGPCGPCSEIHFDRGNGKINTVEEFLKAADEDRVVEFWNLVFTQFDKDESGNYNKLKNPNIDTGMGLERIATIMQGTSSIFEVDTIRAILDEVSKVAKIQYGKDEKNDISMRVITDHVRSVSFMISDGILPSNEGRGYVLRRLLRRAAKHGKSLGINNAFLYKLTDIVIDNSCGNYAELAEKRDYIKKVIKLEEERFDETIDSGMQILNEFIESLKINNEIVLSGEKAFKLYDTYGFPIELTEEILEEKDMKVDLESFNKEMQNQRERARAAREETNYMGAEDTILNKIPLEIETKFNGYNTLQTTSKVKILIKNEEFVSTMVEGDKGVIVTENTPFYSEMGGQIGDHGIISTDSFKAEVVDCKKNVAGKILHFVKILSGTIGVDNEVTLNVNEARRNNIRRNHTATHLLNEALRKVLGDHVHQSGSYVDDERLRFDFNHFEALSHEELKKVEALVNDEVVKVLNVQTQVMSLEEAKETGAIALFDNKYKDEVRVVSVGDFSKELCGGTHVSNSGEIGLFKIISEAGVAAGIRRIEAVTGPKAIAYVEAKNDLIKEITNKLRCSEKEIIHKLDLQVLELKEKDKEIAELKSKLAGSAEDEILNGCQEVKGIKLFTGVLKDVDGNALRDLADKIRNKGGECVVVLGSVVEGKVQFVSMTTREAITKGVHCGKIIKEVAAIAGGGGGGRPDMAQAGGKLPEKVEDAIGNCASILEKLVK; this is translated from the coding sequence ATGAAAAAGATAGGTTTAAATGAGCTTAGAGAAATGTATTTAAAATTCTTTGAAAGTAAAGAACATTTGAGATTACCGAGCTTTTCACTTGTTCCTAAAAATGATAAAAGTTTATTGCTTATAAATGCAGGAATGGCACCTTTAAAACCATATTTTACAGGGTTGCAAGTGCCCCCTAATACAAGAGTTACAACTTGTCAAAAGTGTATAAGAACAGGCGATATTGAAAATGTAGGAAAGACATCAAGACACGGTACATTTTTTGAAATGCTAGGTAATTTCTCATTTGGTGATTATTTTAAGGAAGAAGCTATTCCATGGGCGTGGGAATTTACTACAGAAGTATTAAAGCTTCCTAAAGATAAATTATATGTAACCATTTATTTAGATGATGATGAAGCATACGATTTATGGGTTAAAAAGACAGATGTAGATCCATCAAGAATATTTAGATTAGGAAAAGATGATAATTTTTGGGAGCATGGGATAGGACCTTGTGGTCCATGTTCTGAAATTCATTTTGATAGAGGAAATGGAAAAATAAATACAGTAGAAGAATTTTTAAAAGCAGCAGATGAAGATAGGGTAGTTGAATTCTGGAATCTTGTATTTACACAGTTTGATAAAGATGAAAGTGGAAATTATAATAAATTAAAAAATCCTAATATAGATACAGGTATGGGACTTGAAAGAATAGCTACAATTATGCAGGGAACAAGTAGCATTTTTGAAGTTGATACAATAAGAGCTATATTAGATGAAGTTAGTAAAGTAGCAAAAATTCAATATGGAAAAGATGAAAAAAATGATATATCTATGAGAGTAATAACAGACCATGTTAGAAGTGTTAGTTTTATGATTAGTGATGGAATATTACCTTCAAATGAAGGTAGAGGATATGTTCTTAGAAGGTTGCTTAGAAGAGCTGCTAAGCATGGAAAATCTTTAGGAATAAATAATGCATTTTTATATAAACTAACAGATATAGTTATAGATAATTCTTGTGGAAATTATGCTGAACTTGCAGAAAAAAGAGATTATATTAAAAAGGTTATAAAATTAGAAGAAGAAAGATTTGATGAAACTATAGATAGTGGAATGCAAATTTTAAATGAATTTATAGAAAGTTTAAAAATTAACAATGAAATTGTCTTATCAGGAGAAAAAGCATTTAAGTTATATGATACTTATGGATTTCCAATAGAGCTTACTGAAGAAATACTTGAAGAAAAAGATATGAAGGTTGATTTAGAAAGTTTTAATAAGGAAATGCAAAATCAAAGAGAAAGAGCTAGAGCTGCAAGAGAAGAAACTAACTATATGGGAGCAGAAGATACTATACTAAATAAAATACCTTTAGAAATAGAAACGAAATTTAATGGATATAATACTTTACAGACTACTTCAAAGGTTAAAATTTTAATTAAGAACGAAGAATTTGTTTCAACTATGGTAGAAGGAGATAAAGGCGTAATAGTTACAGAAAATACTCCTTTTTATTCAGAAATGGGAGGTCAAATAGGCGATCATGGTATAATATCTACAGATTCATTTAAGGCAGAGGTTGTGGATTGTAAGAAAAATGTAGCTGGAAAAATACTTCATTTTGTAAAGATATTAAGCGGAACTATAGGTGTAGATAATGAAGTAACTTTAAATGTAAATGAAGCTAGAAGAAATAATATAAGAAGAAACCATACTGCAACACATTTATTAAATGAAGCATTGAGAAAGGTTTTAGGAGATCATGTTCACCAATCAGGTTCTTATGTGGATGATGAAAGATTAAGATTTGATTTTAATCATTTTGAAGCACTAAGTCATGAAGAATTAAAAAAAGTTGAAGCCTTAGTTAATGATGAAGTAGTAAAAGTACTAAATGTGCAAACACAAGTCATGAGTTTGGAAGAAGCAAAAGAAACTGGAGCTATTGCTTTGTTTGATAACAAATATAAAGATGAAGTTAGAGTAGTTTCAGTAGGAGATTTTAGTAAGGAATTATGTGGAGGAACTCATGTATCAAATTCCGGAGAAATTGGTTTGTTTAAAATAATATCTGAAGCTGGTGTGGCTGCGGGAATAAGAAGAATAGAAGCAGTTACTGGACCTAAAGCAATTGCATATGTAGAAGCTAAAAATGATCTTATTAAGGAAATTACTAATAAGCTAAGATGTTCTGAAAAAGAGATAATTCATAAACTAGATTTACAGGTTCTTGAACTTAAAGAAAAAGATAAAGAAATTGCAGAATTAAAATCTAAACTTGCAGGAAGTGCAGAAGATGAAATATTAAATGGATGCCAGGAAGTAAAAGGAATTAAGCTTTTTACTGGTGTATTAAAAGATGTAGATGGAAATGCACTTAGAGATTTAGCAGATAAGATCAGGAATAAAGGTGGGGAATGTGTAGTTGTCCTTGGAAGTGTAGTAGAAGGAAAAGTTCAGTTTGTATCTATGACTACTAGAGAAGCAATTACAAAAGGAGTTCATTGTGGAAAAATTATAAAAGAAGTAGCAGCTATAGCTGGTGGCGGTGGCGGTGGAAGACCTGACATGGCTCAAGCTGGTGGAAAGCTTCCGGAAAAGGTAGAAGATGCAATAGGGAATTGTGCATCAATATTGGAAAAATTAGTTAAATAG
- a CDS encoding AI-2E family transporter, whose protein sequence is MRKVKKLYKYILTFIIIFLIIILCLRISAIREAIYLLFISFIIAYTLRPINKYMEQNGIRKKFAAISLICILILITMTIFLLIIPSAFKESLNISYTIDRIQKIVDNLYLKLKPMSNNKTIYAIMNNVSIKINNQLIGLFSKIFDSALDIGQNIVSIAVIPIISYYFLADGDNIANKLLNFFPIKSRNMVKKISKDIDKVLGRYIVSQLLLCVFIGIVTFAILIFLHIDFPIILSILNAFFNIIPYFGPVFGAAPAIFIALIKSPQKAMWVLIWLYLLQQIEGNILSPKITGDSVNMHPLMVIILLIVGGKIAGFLGMILAIPVGVMIKVIYEDLNYYLF, encoded by the coding sequence ATGAGAAAAGTTAAAAAATTATATAAGTACATATTAACTTTTATTATTATATTTTTAATTATAATTTTGTGTTTAAGAATTTCTGCTATTAGAGAAGCAATATATTTACTGTTCATTTCTTTTATAATTGCGTATACTTTAAGACCTATAAATAAATATATGGAGCAAAATGGAATAAGAAAAAAATTTGCAGCAATAAGTCTCATATGTATTTTAATATTAATTACAATGACAATTTTTTTGTTAATTATACCATCTGCTTTTAAGGAAAGTTTGAATATAAGCTATACAATAGATAGAATACAAAAAATTGTAGATAATTTATATTTAAAGTTAAAGCCTATGAGTAATAATAAAACCATTTATGCAATAATGAATAATGTATCCATAAAGATAAATAATCAATTAATTGGTTTATTTTCAAAAATATTTGACTCAGCATTAGATATAGGTCAAAATATAGTGTCTATTGCAGTTATACCTATAATATCTTATTATTTTTTAGCTGATGGAGATAACATAGCAAATAAATTATTGAACTTTTTCCCAATCAAGAGTAGGAATATGGTAAAAAAAATAAGCAAGGATATAGATAAAGTATTAGGAAGATATATAGTTAGTCAGCTGCTTTTATGTGTATTTATTGGAATTGTAACTTTTGCAATTTTAATATTTTTACATATAGATTTTCCTATAATTTTATCTATACTAAATGCCTTTTTTAATATAATACCATATTTTGGACCAGTTTTTGGAGCTGCACCTGCAATTTTTATAGCACTGATTAAATCACCCCAAAAAGCTATGTGGGTATTGATATGGTTATATTTATTACAGCAAATAGAAGGTAATATATTATCTCCTAAAATTACAGGAGATAGTGTAAATATGCACCCACTTATGGTTATAATATTACTTATAGTAGGTGGTAAGATTGCCGGTTTTCTAGGAATGATACTTGCTATTCCAGTAGGAGTTATGATAAAGGTGATTTATGAAGATTTGAATTACTACTTATTTTAA
- a CDS encoding PRC-barrel domain-containing protein: protein MYRSKDFMLMDVISVNGKKLGFINDLLVDFYIKKIIGFSIAPYGLLKKTLNVLIEDVVSFNSVMVITKTTSGDFLQFKSIKDMDVRDEKGNILGMVEDIIFDKMSFKISSLVVSMGFISNFLSGKKIILIKDILIGEESLLFNGRSENLSFCSLPHKLFAEDDSNEKS, encoded by the coding sequence TTGTATAGATCAAAAGATTTTATGCTCATGGATGTTATAAGTGTAAATGGCAAGAAACTGGGATTTATAAATGATTTGCTTGTAGATTTTTATATTAAAAAGATAATAGGATTTAGCATTGCTCCATATGGACTATTGAAAAAAACTTTAAATGTACTTATAGAAGATGTAGTTAGTTTTAATTCAGTAATGGTCATTACAAAAACAACCTCAGGAGATTTTTTGCAATTTAAAAGTATTAAAGATATGGATGTGAGAGATGAAAAAGGCAATATATTGGGTATGGTAGAAGATATAATATTTGATAAAATGTCTTTCAAAATAAGTTCGTTAGTAGTATCTATGGGGTTTATAAGTAATTTTTTATCTGGTAAGAAAATAATATTGATTAAGGATATTTTAATAGGAGAAGAAAGTTTATTGTTTAATGGAAGAAGTGAAAATCTAAGTTTTTGTAGTTTACCACATAAATTGTTTGCGGAAGATGATTCAAATGAGAAAAGTTAA
- the nifU gene encoding Fe-S cluster assembly scaffold protein NifU, with protein MYSEKVMDHFRNPRNVGEIPDANGIGEVGNPQCGDIMKIYIKVENDIIEDVKFKTFGCGSAIASSSMATELIKGKKVDEAWELTNRAVAEALDGLPPVKMHCSVLAEEAIHKAINNYRESQGLEPWAMKTHSETIHEHVHGN; from the coding sequence ATGTACAGTGAAAAAGTTATGGATCACTTTAGAAATCCAAGAAATGTAGGAGAAATTCCAGATGCTAATGGTATTGGAGAAGTTGGAAACCCACAATGTGGAGATATAATGAAAATATATATTAAAGTTGAAAATGATATAATTGAAGATGTAAAATTTAAAACTTTTGGATGCGGATCAGCTATAGCATCTTCAAGTATGGCTACAGAACTTATAAAAGGAAAAAAGGTTGATGAAGCTTGGGAATTAACTAACAGAGCAGTAGCTGAAGCTTTAGATGGACTTCCACCAGTAAAAATGCACTGCTCAGTTCTTGCAGAAGAAGCTATTCATAAAGCTATAAATAATTATAGAGAATCTCAAGGATTGGAACCTTGGGCAATGAAGACACATTCAGAAACTATTCATGAACATGTGCACGGAAACTAA
- the nifS gene encoding cysteine desulfurase NifS yields MNKSVYMDYSATTYTKPEVLKEMLPYFTEYFGNPSSLYSMSDAPRKAIDKARERVAKALNASKDEIFFTAGGSEGDNWILKGIAFANKNKGNHIITTKIEHHAILHTGKFLEKSGFDVTYLPVDEYGLIRIEDLKKAITDKTILVSVMFANNEVGSIQPIEEIGKICKEHNIYFHTDAVQAVGHVKIDVQAMNITALSLAGHKFYGPKGEGALYLRKGTKIENLIHGGAQERGKRATTENVPGIVGLGKAIEIAVEELEPEAKRLTKLRDKLLNGLIEKVPYVKVNGPIGEKRMPGNVNISFIGIEGETLLLDLNDAGIFASTGSACASGSLDPSHVLLALGLKHEVAHGSLRLSLGAGTTEEQVDYALEVIPKIVERRREMSPLWEDFIKTENAKKEGR; encoded by the coding sequence ATGAATAAAAGTGTTTATATGGATTATTCAGCTACTACTTACACAAAGCCTGAGGTACTAAAGGAGATGCTTCCATATTTTACAGAATACTTTGGAAATCCATCCTCATTATATTCAATGTCAGATGCTCCTAGAAAGGCTATAGATAAAGCAAGAGAAAGAGTAGCTAAAGCACTAAATGCTTCTAAGGATGAAATATTCTTTACTGCAGGAGGTTCTGAAGGTGATAACTGGATATTAAAAGGTATAGCATTTGCAAATAAAAACAAAGGAAATCATATAATAACTACAAAAATAGAACATCATGCCATATTACATACAGGTAAATTTTTAGAGAAAAGTGGTTTTGATGTAACTTATTTACCAGTAGATGAGTACGGGCTTATAAGAATAGAAGATTTAAAGAAAGCAATTACAGATAAAACTATACTTGTTTCGGTTATGTTTGCCAATAATGAAGTAGGTTCTATTCAACCTATAGAAGAAATAGGAAAGATATGTAAAGAACATAATATCTATTTCCATACTGATGCAGTGCAAGCTGTAGGACATGTAAAGATAGATGTGCAAGCTATGAATATAACTGCATTGTCTTTAGCTGGACATAAGTTTTATGGACCTAAAGGTGAAGGTGCATTGTATTTAAGAAAAGGAACTAAAATAGAAAATTTAATTCATGGTGGAGCACAAGAAAGAGGAAAGAGAGCTACTACTGAAAATGTACCTGGAATAGTAGGCCTTGGTAAAGCAATAGAAATTGCTGTAGAAGAATTAGAACCAGAAGCTAAGAGATTAACTAAGCTTAGAGATAAACTTTTAAATGGTCTTATAGAAAAAGTTCCTTATGTTAAGGTAAATGGACCAATAGGTGAAAAGAGAATGCCTGGAAATGTTAATATAAGCTTTATTGGAATAGAAGGAGAAACTTTATTATTAGATTTAAATGATGCAGGTATATTTGCTTCTACAGGAAGTGCCTGTGCATCAGGATCATTAGATCCATCTCATGTACTTTTAGCACTAGGCTTAAAACATGAAGTAGCTCATGGTTCATTAAGATTAAGCTTAGGAGCAGGAACTACTGAAGAACAAGTAGATTATGCATTAGAAGTAATACCTAAAATAGTTGAAAGAAGAAGAGAAATGTCACCACTTTGGGAAGATTTTATAAAAACAGAAAATGCAAAGAAAGAAGGTAGATAG
- a CDS encoding RrF2 family transcriptional regulator, producing the protein MKLSTKGQYGVKAMVDLAVHYGEGPSSIKSIAERQNISEYYLEQLFSPLRKAKLIKSIRGAQGGYVLERNPKDITVFEIMEVLEGPVEISKCLEENNNNSCGNMDCCATRLLWSRIKESINGVMKATTLEDMVEDYKKMKSNKEKGDNINE; encoded by the coding sequence GTGAAGCTATCAACTAAAGGACAATATGGAGTAAAAGCTATGGTTGATTTGGCTGTTCACTATGGTGAAGGACCATCATCCATAAAAAGTATAGCAGAAAGACAGAACATTTCTGAATATTACTTAGAGCAATTATTTTCACCTCTTAGAAAAGCTAAGTTAATAAAAAGTATAAGGGGAGCCCAGGGTGGTTATGTACTGGAAAGAAATCCTAAAGATATAACTGTATTTGAAATAATGGAAGTGTTAGAGGGACCAGTAGAAATATCTAAATGTTTAGAAGAGAATAATAATAATTCTTGTGGAAACATGGATTGTTGTGCTACCAGACTTTTATGGTCAAGGATAAAGGAAAGTATAAATGGCGTTATGAAAGCTACCACTCTTGAAGATATGGTAGAAGATTATAAAAAAATGAAAAGTAACAAGGAGAAAGGGGATAATATTAATGAATAA
- a CDS encoding VWA-like domain-containing protein — translation MEENNKFEDLRIKLLNEVIQWDNKPNLTNEFKQNFFKLLELCTFSMMQDKDNFFALFTVQMKREIKVDLPTAVGNTASLTHFNIYFNPYIFLQCSIEEMKALIKHEIYHIMNNHLKRAKFIRGKYSSTAIGKAMDISINQYIYNLPAWSDNLANVSLTYNIDLKPNENMEWYVKEIQKGIDKLKANKGKKIIENIDDKNSKLLKKEHDSAHAHDLWWYSEDDLNLEQLKDLTKKVANNASKGKIPSEIQQIIDDLNKMPEISWKDYLKKIMGTLPSGHKKTITRKDRRQPYRLDLRGKLNNHIAQIIIAIDISGSITDGEIDQIMTEVFNILKSYPSEITIIECDNEIRRVYKVKSKRDIRKKIDTRGGTSYSPVFQYIYNHRMRNHLLIYFTDGVGEKELTCMPINYKTLWVITGKGESLSLKNTYGEVKRLSNIKVEKPDPTYGKDTMKDMLVEWQK, via the coding sequence ATGGAGGAAAATAATAAGTTTGAAGATCTAAGAATTAAACTATTAAATGAAGTAATTCAGTGGGATAACAAACCTAATTTAACAAACGAATTTAAACAAAACTTTTTTAAATTACTAGAACTTTGTACATTTTCTATGATGCAGGATAAAGATAATTTTTTTGCTCTTTTTACAGTTCAAATGAAGAGAGAGATAAAAGTTGATTTACCTACAGCAGTAGGTAATACGGCATCATTAACACATTTTAATATATACTTTAATCCTTATATTTTTTTACAATGTTCTATTGAAGAGATGAAGGCACTAATAAAACATGAAATATATCATATTATGAATAATCATCTTAAAAGGGCTAAATTTATAAGAGGAAAATATAGTTCTACAGCTATAGGTAAAGCTATGGATATATCAATTAATCAATACATATATAATCTTCCAGCTTGGTCTGATAATTTAGCAAATGTAAGTCTTACTTACAATATAGATTTAAAGCCAAATGAAAATATGGAGTGGTATGTTAAAGAAATTCAAAAGGGTATAGATAAGCTAAAAGCAAATAAAGGCAAAAAAATTATTGAAAATATAGATGATAAAAATAGTAAATTACTAAAAAAAGAGCATGATAGTGCTCATGCCCATGATTTATGGTGGTATTCAGAGGACGATCTCAATTTAGAACAATTAAAAGACCTTACAAAAAAAGTAGCTAATAATGCTAGCAAGGGAAAAATTCCTAGTGAGATTCAACAAATAATTGATGATTTAAATAAAATGCCTGAAATATCATGGAAAGATTATTTAAAAAAGATTATGGGTACATTGCCATCAGGTCATAAAAAAACTATTACAAGAAAAGATAGAAGGCAGCCATATAGATTGGATTTAAGAGGGAAGCTTAATAATCACATAGCTCAAATAATTATAGCAATAGACATAAGCGGCAGTATTACAGATGGAGAAATAGATCAAATAATGACAGAAGTTTTTAATATTTTAAAAAGCTATCCTTCAGAAATAACTATTATAGAATGTGACAATGAAATAAGAAGAGTGTATAAGGTTAAAAGTAAAAGAGATATAAGAAAAAAGATAGATACTAGAGGTGGGACTTCATATTCTCCAGTATTCCAATATATTTATAATCATAGAATGAGAAATCATCTGCTTATATATTTCACAGATGGAGTTGGAGAAAAAGAGCTTACATGTATGCCTATAAATTATAAAACATTATGGGTAATTACAGGAAAGGGTGAGAGCTTATCATTAAAGAATACATATGGTGAAGTAAAAAGATTATCAAATATAAAAGTAGAAAAGCCAGACCCTACATATGGTAAAGACACTATGAAAGATATGCTTGTGGAATGGCAAAAATAA
- a CDS encoding ATP-binding protein, translating into MNFMDALLTVELVIKSDSVPLIIGESGIGKTALVKSLAQIHNYYSIGIDGNMLKEGEIGGLPTVEEYKVNVNGNIETRKKTVYAVHTKLLEIHNVLKKDPNKKILLFIDELNRCEHSVQQELMNIILNREINGYKLHNNVKVIAAMNPSNKYDNFANTDYQVVDMDPAQEDRFVWIEMEADARSWLQWGMEKNDKNGQTNIHEEVLEFIANFPDYLSTPNSKEYIKATPRSWERVSKAYRVYLNNKNKIPSRIFYNAVKGNLGASIAQDFYNYLENNKNPLIKPENIFMDENIGNELKERIESESHSRLYLVAKNALNYLNNKDHEKREIRLLSELLQCYPADLKMSIMQEIKWNYEDSLYKEFLEEPSFVEGYFDIYEMINA; encoded by the coding sequence ATGAATTTTATGGATGCACTATTAACAGTAGAATTAGTTATTAAAAGTGATTCGGTACCTTTGATTATAGGAGAAAGTGGTATAGGAAAAACAGCATTGGTTAAAAGTTTAGCGCAAATACACAATTATTATAGTATAGGTATAGATGGAAATATGCTTAAAGAAGGTGAAATTGGAGGATTACCTACAGTTGAAGAATATAAGGTAAATGTAAATGGTAATATAGAAACAAGGAAAAAGACTGTATATGCTGTACATACAAAGCTTTTAGAGATACACAATGTTTTGAAGAAGGATCCAAATAAAAAAATATTGTTGTTTATTGATGAATTAAATAGATGTGAACATAGTGTACAGCAAGAACTTATGAATATAATATTGAATAGAGAAATAAATGGGTATAAGCTGCATAATAATGTAAAAGTTATAGCTGCTATGAATCCTTCTAATAAATATGATAACTTTGCAAATACAGATTATCAGGTTGTAGATATGGACCCTGCACAAGAGGATAGATTCGTTTGGATTGAAATGGAAGCAGATGCTAGATCATGGCTTCAGTGGGGAATGGAGAAGAATGATAAAAATGGACAAACTAATATACATGAAGAAGTGTTGGAGTTTATAGCAAACTTTCCTGATTATTTGAGTACTCCAAATTCAAAAGAATATATAAAAGCTACTCCAAGAAGCTGGGAAAGAGTATCTAAAGCTTATAGAGTATATTTAAATAATAAAAATAAAATACCTTCTAGAATATTTTATAATGCTGTAAAGGGAAATTTAGGTGCAAGCATTGCTCAAGATTTTTATAATTATTTAGAAAATAATAAAAATCCTCTAATAAAGCCAGAAAATATATTTATGGATGAAAATATAGGTAATGAGTTGAAAGAAAGAATAGAAAGTGAGAGTCATTCTAGATTATATCTTGTTGCTAAAAATGCATTGAATTACCTAAATAATAAAGATCATGAGAAAAGGGAAATTAGGCTGTTATCAGAATTATTGCAATGCTATCCTGCAGATTTAAAGATGAGTATAATGCAAGAAATAAAATGGAATTATGAAGATAGTTTATACAAGGAATTTTTAGAAGAACCATCTTTTGTAGAAGGATATTTTGATATATATGAAATGATAAATGCATAA
- a CDS encoding replication-associated recombination protein A, whose protein sequence is MNPLANKIRPKNLGEVIGQKHLLGEGKILQDMISSGHLMNMIFYGPPGTGKTTVANIIASATGKKFYKLNATTDSLKDIKDIIKDLNTIMGYNGVILYIDEIHHFTKRIQQSLLEFIENGQITLIGSTTENPYFYIFKAILSRSIVLEFKKLTKEDIVEGLKRALELIKDDFPGKIISYDEAALNYMGELCEGDLRRALNILELILYSNSIKKDEICITINSIEKFSQKKILNYDRDGDSHYDILSAFQKSIRGSDANAAILYLGMLIKAGDLASICRRLLVIASEDVGLAYPQAISIVKSCIDAALQLGFPEARIPLAEAVILLATAPKSNSAILAIDSALKDLETLDVGEIPLYLKDGHYEGAKVLGRMQNYKYPHNYKNSYTEQQYLPNNVKMKQYYTFGNNKMEQISKAYWDKIKENKEI, encoded by the coding sequence ATGAATCCTTTAGCCAATAAAATAAGACCTAAAAATTTAGGAGAAGTAATAGGACAGAAGCATTTATTAGGAGAAGGAAAAATACTTCAAGATATGATAAGTTCAGGTCATCTAATGAATATGATTTTTTATGGACCTCCAGGTACAGGGAAAACTACTGTAGCTAATATAATAGCTTCTGCTACAGGAAAAAAGTTTTATAAATTAAATGCTACTACAGATTCACTAAAAGATATTAAAGATATTATAAAAGATCTGAACACTATAATGGGATATAACGGTGTAATTCTTTATATAGATGAAATTCATCATTTTACTAAAAGAATTCAACAAAGTTTATTAGAGTTTATTGAAAATGGACAAATAACATTAATAGGTAGTACTACTGAAAATCCGTATTTTTATATATTTAAAGCTATTCTAAGTAGATCGATAGTTTTGGAATTTAAGAAGCTTACTAAGGAAGATATAGTAGAAGGATTAAAAAGAGCATTAGAACTTATCAAAGACGATTTTCCAGGGAAAATTATAAGCTATGATGAAGCAGCGTTAAATTATATGGGAGAATTATGCGAAGGCGATTTGAGAAGAGCTTTAAATATATTAGAGTTAATATTATATTCTAATTCTATAAAAAAAGATGAAATTTGCATCACAATAAATTCTATAGAAAAATTTTCACAGAAAAAAATATTAAATTATGATAGAGATGGAGATAGTCATTATGATATTTTAAGTGCATTTCAAAAATCTATAAGAGGCAGTGATGCAAATGCAGCGATATTATATCTTGGGATGCTTATAAAGGCAGGAGATTTAGCTTCAATATGCAGAAGACTTTTAGTTATTGCATCAGAGGATGTGGGTCTGGCTTATCCTCAAGCTATATCTATAGTAAAATCTTGCATTGATGCAGCATTACAATTGGGATTCCCTGAAGCTAGAATACCACTTGCTGAAGCTGTTATACTTTTAGCTACAGCACCTAAGTCTAATTCAGCAATTTTAGCTATTGATTCTGCACTTAAAGATTTAGAAACATTGGATGTTGGAGAAATACCGTTATATCTTAAAGATGGACATTATGAAGGTGCAAAAGTTTTAGGAAGAATGCAAAATTATAAATACCCTCATAATTATAAAAATAGTTATACAGAACAACAATATCTTCCAAATAACGTAAAAATGAAACAATATTATACTTTTGGTAATAACAAAATGGAGCAGATCAGTAAAGCATATTGGGATAAAATCAAAGAAAATAAGGAAATATGA